One Mycobacteroides salmoniphilum DNA segment encodes these proteins:
- a CDS encoding agmatine deiminase family protein yields MQRRQLFKLGAATAGGIVLTACADTPNERDDNGEVSDGSTWRMPDEGEPHLRTWMAFGASDGIWGRRLTRQVQQNLGAIAQAIAQFEPVSMLVRPQETELARQWAGPNVELIPVPLDDLWIRDSGPVFVRNDTGRAAVDFNFNGWGNKQQHGSDAKVAIEVAKLAGVRALHTDLVLEGGGIEVDGEGTAIITESCVLNNNRNRGRSKKDIEAELQRLLGLREIIWLPGIAGMDITDGHTDFYARFAGPGVIVAGLDNDPDSFDYDVTREHLAILEKATDAAGRPLRVEVLEAPEQGRDDFESEDFAAGYINFYVCNGGVIAPEFGDPRADAEAKSALERVFPGRRIVQLNIDGIAAGGGGIHCATQQEPR; encoded by the coding sequence GTGCAGAGGCGACAGCTCTTCAAGCTCGGTGCGGCGACTGCGGGCGGCATCGTGCTGACCGCGTGTGCCGATACACCCAATGAACGCGACGATAATGGCGAGGTGAGCGACGGCAGCACCTGGCGCATGCCCGATGAGGGCGAACCACACCTGCGAACATGGATGGCTTTCGGTGCCAGTGACGGGATCTGGGGCCGACGGCTGACTCGACAGGTTCAGCAGAACCTCGGAGCGATAGCCCAGGCCATCGCACAGTTCGAGCCGGTGTCGATGCTGGTGCGTCCACAGGAGACCGAGCTGGCCCGCCAGTGGGCAGGGCCCAACGTGGAGCTGATTCCCGTGCCCTTGGACGATCTGTGGATCCGCGACAGCGGCCCGGTGTTCGTTCGCAACGACACCGGCAGAGCTGCTGTTGATTTCAACTTCAACGGCTGGGGCAACAAACAGCAGCACGGCTCGGACGCCAAGGTCGCCATTGAGGTCGCCAAGCTCGCCGGAGTTCGCGCCCTGCACACCGATCTTGTCCTGGAGGGCGGCGGGATCGAAGTTGATGGGGAGGGCACCGCGATCATCACCGAAAGCTGCGTTCTCAACAACAACCGAAACCGAGGGCGCTCCAAAAAGGACATCGAGGCAGAGCTACAGCGACTACTTGGTCTACGGGAGATCATTTGGCTACCGGGCATCGCGGGCATGGATATCACCGATGGGCACACCGATTTCTACGCGCGGTTCGCCGGGCCGGGTGTGATCGTCGCCGGACTGGACAACGACCCCGACTCATTCGACTACGACGTGACACGTGAGCATCTCGCGATCCTCGAAAAGGCAACGGACGCCGCCGGACGCCCCCTGCGTGTGGAAGTGCTCGAAGCACCCGAGCAGGGGCGCGATGACTTCGAATCAGAAGACTTCGCCGCCGGTTACATCAACTTCTACGTCTGCAACGGCGGTGTCATCGCACCCGAGTTTGGCGACCCCCGTGCCGATGCGGAAGCCAAATCCGCCCTGGAACGTGTGTTTCCCGGCCGTCGAATCGTTCAGCTCAATATCGACGGTATTGCCGCCGGCGGTGGCGGCATTCACTGCGCCACACAGCAGGAACCCCGATAG
- the fmdA gene encoding formamidase has protein sequence MPEVLFPLDSSKKFTEQQIVGHNRWHPDIPPAAVVKPGTSFRVHCREWFDGAIHNDDSADDIRDAPLTTVHALSGPFSVEGAQPGDLLIVDILDVGPIPQEDSGPLAGQGWGYTGIFPTVNGGGFLTEQFPDAYKAIWDFSGQTATSRHVPGVSFTGIVHPGLMGTAPSAELLARWNAREGALIATDPHRVPALALPPEPRDAVLGALTGETFERAAAEAARTAPPRENGGNQDIKNLTKGSRVFYPVFVPGGKLSVGDLHFSQGDGEITFCGAIEMGGFIDLHVDVLKGGMDTYGVSENAIFMPGNTDPQYSQWLAFSGTSVTLDDEQRYLDSHLAYQRACLHAIDYLTKFGYSPEQAYLLLGAAPIEGRLSGVVDIPNSCATVYIPTAIFDFPVTPSAAGPVQIDAGPGAPRSVAR, from the coding sequence ATGCCCGAAGTGTTGTTCCCGCTGGATTCGAGCAAGAAATTCACCGAGCAACAGATCGTCGGGCACAACCGGTGGCACCCGGACATTCCGCCGGCGGCGGTCGTAAAGCCCGGTACTTCGTTCCGTGTGCATTGCCGTGAATGGTTCGACGGCGCGATTCACAATGACGACTCCGCCGACGACATCCGTGATGCCCCACTGACCACGGTGCACGCATTGTCGGGACCGTTCTCGGTGGAGGGGGCGCAGCCGGGAGACCTGCTGATCGTCGACATTCTCGATGTGGGTCCCATCCCGCAGGAAGACTCTGGGCCGCTGGCTGGTCAGGGGTGGGGCTACACCGGCATCTTTCCGACCGTCAACGGCGGCGGCTTCCTCACTGAGCAGTTCCCGGATGCGTACAAGGCGATTTGGGATTTCTCGGGGCAGACCGCCACCTCCCGCCACGTCCCTGGGGTCAGCTTCACCGGGATTGTGCATCCGGGGCTGATGGGGACGGCGCCATCGGCAGAACTGCTGGCGAGGTGGAACGCCCGTGAGGGTGCGCTAATCGCCACTGACCCTCACCGTGTTCCCGCACTGGCACTTCCGCCGGAGCCCCGGGATGCGGTGCTCGGTGCGCTGACCGGGGAAACCTTCGAGCGGGCAGCGGCTGAGGCGGCACGGACCGCGCCGCCCCGGGAGAACGGCGGCAATCAGGACATCAAGAACCTGACCAAGGGCAGCAGGGTCTTTTACCCGGTGTTCGTGCCGGGCGGAAAATTGTCGGTCGGCGACTTGCACTTCTCGCAGGGGGACGGAGAGATCACCTTTTGTGGTGCCATTGAGATGGGTGGCTTCATCGACTTACATGTCGACGTCCTTAAGGGCGGTATGGACACCTATGGGGTCTCGGAGAATGCGATCTTCATGCCGGGCAACACCGATCCGCAGTACTCGCAGTGGTTGGCGTTCTCGGGGACCTCGGTCACTCTCGATGACGAACAGCGTTACCTGGATTCGCATTTGGCGTACCAACGCGCCTGCCTGCACGCCATCGATTACTTGACCAAGTTCGGCTACAGCCCGGAACAGGCCTATCTCCTACTGGGCGCTGCACCCATCGAGGGCCGACTGTCCGGGGTGGTCGACATCCCGAATTCCTGTGCCACTGTATATATTCCGACGGCGATCTTCGACTTCCCGGTGACACCCTCGGCGGCGGGCCCGGTGCAGATCGACGCCGGTCCGGGGGCGCCGCGATCGGTTGCGCGCTGA